A single Kribbella aluminosa DNA region contains:
- a CDS encoding maleate cis-trans isomerase family protein: MDLNGVITVGVLTPHATPGPDVELPDMAPGRVRVKLSRTSNEVPRRRGPDDARPTTVPTSADGVRAQARPTFDKAVSALMPAAEVLALDRAASALMPTADMLALDEAAAVVMPAADVLAVASTGCGYVLGYDEESALVKGLRDRWGVPAYATSLSAVSALRSRDINRVSLVHPPWFGHALNDLGAEYFRGQGFEVVDARLADLPDDPSRVQPEMVVEWVAQHLSPGAEAIFIGGNGLRAARAILPLERRTGRLVLEANQVLLWSILRNVRAPVQGFGMLFD, encoded by the coding sequence ATGGACCTCAACGGCGTGATCACGGTGGGCGTGCTGACACCTCACGCAACACCTGGTCCAGACGTCGAGCTACCGGACATGGCGCCGGGCCGGGTCCGCGTCAAGCTCTCCAGGACCTCGAACGAGGTGCCCCGTAGGCGAGGCCCCGACGATGCACGACCTACCACGGTGCCGACCTCAGCCGACGGCGTGCGCGCACAGGCGAGGCCGACCTTCGACAAGGCGGTTTCGGCGCTGATGCCTGCAGCAGAAGTACTCGCCCTCGACAGGGCGGCGTCAGCGCTGATGCCCACGGCGGACATGCTCGCTCTCGACGAGGCGGCGGCGGTGGTGATGCCTGCGGCCGACGTACTCGCGGTCGCGTCGACGGGCTGCGGGTATGTGCTTGGGTACGACGAGGAGTCCGCGCTCGTGAAGGGACTCCGGGACCGGTGGGGCGTGCCGGCGTATGCCACGTCCCTGTCGGCCGTTTCGGCGTTGCGGTCGCGGGACATCAACCGCGTCAGCCTGGTTCATCCGCCGTGGTTCGGGCACGCGCTCAACGACCTCGGCGCCGAGTACTTCCGCGGCCAGGGCTTCGAGGTCGTGGACGCTCGGCTGGCCGACCTTCCCGACGACCCGAGCCGAGTCCAGCCGGAGATGGTCGTCGAGTGGGTCGCACAACACCTCTCCCCCGGCGCCGAAGCAATCTTCATCGGCGGGAACGGCTTGCGCGCCGCTCGCGCCATTCTGCCTTTGGAGCGCCGCACCGGACGCCTCGTTCTGGAGGCCAATCAGGTCCTGCTGTGGTCAATTCTCCGGAATGTCCGAGCACCGGTCCAAGGGTTCGGAATGCTGTTCGACTGA
- a CDS encoding dihydrofolate reductase family protein: protein MRDVILYMSMSLDGFVGSDRGHPGMSIPEGDELKRWKLDRISTAGAHLMGRTTYQEMASFWPHSDDDYAAPMNDIPKIVFSKTLTDAEASWPITRVARGDLATEIAALKSEPGPDVIVWGGRRLAGALAAADLIDEYRLLIQPLALGTGQSLFDQLPDPRHLNLVEAVPFPSGVVVHIYRSTD from the coding sequence ATGCGAGACGTCATTCTGTACATGTCGATGTCACTGGACGGTTTCGTCGGCAGCGACCGCGGACACCCCGGAATGTCGATCCCCGAAGGCGACGAACTCAAGCGGTGGAAGCTCGACCGCATCAGCACGGCAGGCGCCCATCTCATGGGGCGTACGACGTACCAGGAGATGGCGTCGTTCTGGCCGCACTCGGACGACGACTACGCGGCCCCGATGAACGACATCCCGAAGATCGTGTTCTCCAAGACCCTCACCGACGCCGAGGCCAGCTGGCCGATCACCCGGGTTGCGCGTGGCGACCTCGCGACCGAGATCGCCGCGCTCAAGTCCGAGCCTGGCCCGGACGTGATCGTGTGGGGTGGCCGGCGGCTGGCCGGCGCTCTGGCCGCGGCGGACCTCATCGACGAGTACCGCCTCCTGATCCAGCCGCTGGCGCTGGGCACCGGACAGTCGTTGTTCGACCAACTACCGGACCCCAGGCACCTGAACCTCGTCGAGGCGGTGCCGTTCCCCAGCGGCGTCGTCGTACACATCTACCGCTCCACGGATTAG
- a CDS encoding VOC family protein: MGEPPRIRLGAVTIMAAHPRELARFYSRLLNWPYMREEGPRPGEPAEAGYALVCPPEGVAEPALNFDYEADYRRPHWPAVDGEQTSTMHLDLG; this comes from the coding sequence ATGGGCGAGCCGCCGCGGATCCGGCTCGGGGCGGTGACGATCATGGCAGCCCATCCGCGTGAGTTGGCGCGGTTCTACTCGCGGCTGCTGAACTGGCCGTACATGCGGGAAGAAGGCCCGCGTCCGGGTGAACCGGCGGAGGCCGGCTATGCGCTGGTCTGCCCGCCCGAGGGCGTCGCCGAGCCGGCGTTGAACTTCGACTACGAAGCCGACTATCGCCGACCGCACTGGCCGGCCGTCGACGGCGAGCAGACCTCGACGATGCATCTGGACCTCGGCTAA
- a CDS encoding LuxR C-terminal-related transcriptional regulator produces MFARSEGYGEQRRRERDRGQDAAGILPRGQAVDDAEADEGRAGANHEIAAELFISLSIVKGHVAGLRTKLEALNRAEVAVWVW; encoded by the coding sequence TTGTTTGCCAGATCAGAAGGGTACGGCGAGCAGCGCCGGCGTGAGCGTGACCGCGGGCAGGACGCGGCCGGGATTCTCCCCCGCGGCCAGGCGGTCGATGACGCCGAGGCGGACGAGGGTCGAGCCGGTGCCAACCACGAGATCGCCGCCGAGCTGTTCATCTCGCTCAGCATCGTCAAGGGACACGTCGCCGGCCTCCGGACGAAGCTCGAGGCCCTGAACCGTGCCGAGGTCGCCGTCTGGGTCTGGTAG
- a CDS encoding ABC transporter transmembrane domain-containing protein, with the protein MTSAGRLRGWLDGTRDTWSPPRERDLASPYRFLFWLTREQARRVGWGAALGTCWMVGLTVPPWVLSKAVDEGLAARDTSALVKWVLLLLGVSVLNALLGIARHRTMTKIRMDASFRSVRATVWHTSRLGASLQRRMTAGEVVTVGISDVYTVAQALTVTGPGVGAVIAYAVVAAVLFTISPLLAAVVLAGVPLLAVAVGPFLQRIERTGGTYRVHQGHLTTRLVDILAGLRVLNGLGGKAFVAERYGQESQQLIGHGYRIAGPASWVGALSTGLPALFLAAVVWLSARMAATGAITIGDVVAVYGYVAVLVVPVSAFIEGGGDIARARVAGRRIIDLLNLPVARDNDGAVPQGPLADPTSGVVVRPGVLTALVAAQPADATAVVERLGQVDAGAGGVGVTWAGMPIDSIGRTEFRRRLVVADNDAEVFAGTVREVVAGRVDPADDRIRTALRVAVAEDVVEALPGGLDAPIAAGGTDLSGGQRQRIRLARAVYSAPDVLLAVEPTSALDANTEAAVVDRIRAARRNTTTVITTTSPLVLDRADEVILLVDGKLSAAGTHADLLRSNPYYRDLVARTADE; encoded by the coding sequence ATGACCAGCGCGGGGCGTCTTCGTGGATGGCTGGACGGTACGCGCGACACCTGGAGTCCGCCGCGTGAGAGGGACCTGGCGAGCCCGTACCGGTTCCTCTTCTGGCTCACGCGAGAGCAGGCGCGGCGGGTCGGTTGGGGCGCCGCGTTGGGCACCTGCTGGATGGTCGGCCTGACCGTACCGCCGTGGGTCTTGTCCAAGGCCGTCGACGAAGGACTTGCCGCCCGCGACACGAGCGCCCTGGTCAAGTGGGTCCTGCTGCTGCTCGGTGTCAGCGTCCTGAACGCGCTCCTCGGGATCGCACGGCACCGCACGATGACCAAGATCCGCATGGACGCCTCGTTCCGCTCCGTCCGTGCGACCGTCTGGCACACGTCCCGCCTCGGCGCGTCCCTCCAGCGGCGGATGACCGCCGGCGAGGTGGTGACGGTCGGGATCAGCGACGTGTACACGGTCGCCCAGGCGCTGACGGTCACCGGCCCCGGCGTCGGCGCGGTCATCGCGTACGCCGTGGTCGCGGCCGTGCTGTTCACGATCTCCCCGCTCCTGGCGGCCGTCGTACTCGCGGGAGTACCGCTGCTCGCGGTCGCGGTCGGCCCGTTCCTGCAGCGCATCGAACGCACCGGCGGCACGTACCGGGTACACCAGGGCCACCTCACGACGCGCCTCGTCGACATACTTGCCGGGCTGCGCGTGCTCAACGGTCTGGGCGGGAAGGCGTTCGTCGCGGAGCGGTACGGACAGGAGTCGCAGCAGCTGATCGGCCACGGCTACCGGATCGCCGGTCCCGCGAGCTGGGTCGGCGCGTTGTCCACAGGATTGCCGGCGTTGTTCCTCGCCGCCGTCGTGTGGTTGTCGGCGCGGATGGCCGCGACCGGCGCCATCACGATCGGCGATGTGGTCGCCGTCTACGGGTACGTCGCCGTACTCGTCGTCCCAGTCTCCGCCTTCATCGAGGGCGGTGGGGACATCGCCCGCGCCCGGGTGGCGGGCCGGCGCATCATCGACCTGCTCAACCTGCCGGTCGCCCGCGACAACGACGGCGCCGTACCGCAAGGCCCGCTGGCCGATCCGACGTCTGGAGTTGTGGTCCGCCCCGGCGTGCTCACCGCCCTGGTCGCCGCCCAGCCGGCAGATGCCACCGCGGTTGTCGAACGCCTCGGACAGGTAGACGCTGGTGCCGGCGGCGTCGGGGTGACCTGGGCGGGGATGCCGATCGACAGCATCGGCCGTACCGAGTTCCGGCGCCGGTTGGTTGTCGCGGACAACGATGCCGAGGTGTTCGCGGGCACGGTGCGCGAGGTCGTCGCGGGACGCGTGGATCCCGCTGACGACCGGATCCGTACGGCGCTCCGCGTCGCGGTCGCCGAGGACGTCGTCGAGGCGCTCCCCGGCGGGCTCGACGCCCCGATCGCGGCCGGCGGCACCGACCTGTCCGGCGGTCAACGACAGCGCATCCGGCTCGCCCGCGCGGTCTACTCGGCACCCGACGTACTGCTCGCCGTCGAGCCGACCTCGGCGCTCGATGCGAACACCGAGGCGGCCGTCGTCGACCGGATCCGCGCGGCCAGGCGAAACACGACGACGGTGATCACCACGACGTCGCCGCTGGTACTCGATCGCGCCGACGAGGTCATCCTCCTGGTCGACGGCAAGTTGTCCGCGGCCGGCACGCACGCGGACCTGCTGCGCAGCAACCCGTACTATCGCGACCTCGTAGCGAGGACCGCCGATGAGTAG
- a CDS encoding ABC transporter ATP-binding protein, producing MSSQLPVAGPAEVRAAAIRDLSADRRAVVAVVIVNGLASAAGLAAPWLLGRIIDTIRAGGGDVLGAVDRLAFGALVFTVVQTVLAWWALKIGYRFGERTAARVRERFLSRTLALPPRAADHLPAGDLIARGSTDASLVASTLRSAVPEVLVALMHALFLIVAVLVLDFRLGLCGLVCLLGVGAAVRWYLRRARPVYLAVAATGADLADAVVSTAKGARTVELLGLERRRVEVTESAVMRARTARLDALWLRTVLFPWVDVSLALPVVGVLLVGGALYAGDLVSLGVVVTATVYLRQLVGPLDTLMLWIEQLQGAGASYARVEGLADIPEPQPTVPAQNLGDRIQVRDAHFSYTGARDVLRGIDLLVQPGERLAIVGTSGAGKSTLARLLAGLDRPRTGSVTIGGTPVAELPPEQLREHVVLITQDHHVFHDSVRDNLLIAKPDATDKELYAALEAVGRRGDLDTEVGTDLDDAGAQQLSLARVVLADPHTVILDEATALLDPKTARRTEQSLAGVLRGRTVIAIAHRLQTAHDADRIAVMEAGELVELGTHGELVSAGGVYGQLWRAWHGDPAAR from the coding sequence ATGAGTAGCCAGCTGCCGGTCGCCGGCCCCGCCGAGGTCCGGGCCGCCGCGATCCGGGACCTGAGCGCCGACCGCCGCGCTGTCGTCGCGGTCGTAATCGTCAACGGGCTTGCGTCAGCGGCAGGTCTGGCGGCTCCGTGGTTGCTCGGCCGCATCATCGACACGATCCGCGCCGGCGGCGGGGACGTGCTCGGCGCGGTGGACCGGCTTGCCTTCGGGGCGCTGGTCTTCACCGTCGTACAGACCGTGCTGGCGTGGTGGGCGCTGAAGATCGGCTACCGGTTCGGCGAGCGTACGGCGGCCCGTGTTCGGGAGCGCTTCCTGAGCCGGACGCTCGCATTGCCGCCCCGCGCGGCGGACCATCTTCCGGCCGGAGACCTGATTGCCCGTGGCAGCACCGACGCCTCGCTGGTCGCATCCACGCTGCGATCGGCCGTGCCGGAAGTACTCGTGGCCCTCATGCACGCGCTCTTCCTGATCGTCGCCGTACTCGTCCTGGATTTCCGGCTCGGGCTGTGCGGGCTGGTCTGTCTGCTCGGCGTCGGCGCGGCGGTGCGCTGGTACCTGCGCCGCGCGCGACCGGTGTACCTCGCCGTGGCGGCCACCGGTGCGGATCTGGCCGACGCCGTCGTCAGTACGGCGAAGGGCGCCCGTACGGTCGAACTCCTCGGGCTGGAACGCCGCCGGGTCGAGGTCACCGAGTCCGCCGTCATGCGCGCCCGGACCGCGCGCCTCGACGCGTTGTGGCTGCGGACGGTGCTGTTCCCGTGGGTCGATGTCTCGCTGGCGCTGCCGGTGGTCGGCGTACTGCTGGTCGGTGGCGCGTTGTACGCCGGCGACCTGGTCAGCCTCGGGGTCGTGGTGACCGCGACGGTGTACCTGCGCCAGCTCGTCGGCCCACTCGACACCCTGATGCTCTGGATCGAACAACTGCAGGGCGCCGGAGCGTCGTACGCACGGGTCGAAGGACTCGCGGACATCCCCGAGCCGCAACCGACCGTGCCGGCGCAGAACCTCGGCGACCGCATCCAGGTCCGCGACGCACACTTCAGCTACACCGGCGCGCGCGACGTCCTCCGCGGCATCGACCTGCTCGTGCAGCCCGGTGAACGGCTGGCGATCGTCGGTACGTCGGGAGCCGGGAAGTCGACTCTCGCCCGCCTGCTCGCCGGTCTCGACCGGCCGCGGACCGGGTCGGTGACGATCGGCGGTACGCCGGTCGCGGAGCTGCCGCCCGAGCAGCTGCGGGAGCACGTCGTACTGATCACGCAGGACCATCATGTCTTCCACGACTCGGTCCGCGACAACCTGCTGATCGCGAAACCCGACGCCACCGACAAGGAGCTGTACGCCGCCCTCGAAGCCGTCGGCCGGCGGGGCGACCTGGACACCGAGGTCGGCACGGACCTCGACGACGCGGGCGCGCAGCAGCTCTCGCTGGCCCGGGTCGTGCTCGCCGATCCGCACACGGTGATCCTGGACGAGGCGACCGCGCTCCTGGACCCGAAGACGGCGCGCCGGACGGAACAGTCGCTGGCCGGCGTGCTGCGCGGCCGGACCGTGATCGCGATCGCGCACCGCCTGCAGACCGCGCACGACGCGGATCGGATCGCGGTCATGGAGGCGGGCGAGCTGGTCGAGCTCGGGACCCACGGCGAGCTGGTCAGCGCGGGAGGCGTCTACGGGCAGCTCTGGCGAGCCTGGCACGGAGACCCCGCCGCGCGGTAG
- a CDS encoding serine hydrolase domain-containing protein: MDLLAIAQLPGLLEEHRLPGMAVGVCTADSVLWSGGFGVTRAGGAVPVGTGTMFSVQSCSKMYTATAVLHAVQEGLVELDVPIVRYLPEFRVRSSFEEHPERRITLRQLLSHTAGFTHEAPVGSNYLVGRASFEAHCRSISGTWLRFPVGHHFEYSNLGIDLAGYVLQRCSGMPFHEFVRRSLFVPLGLDRTSFDARVIARDADRAIGHSTGYSRLPVRVPVVAAGGLYTSVADACRFVQFHLANGESLAELYRGRGYGLGVALTKANGIPVRGHGGGGFGFLSDMYWAPEAGIGVVVLTNSTAHPLQWKLASDIFRELVGERPPAPAPTRSVAPADSLAGRYDQLRVVVEDGQGFLVEGESRKPVQFVGPHEFRVGEELYRFHEGPPAYLESVEDGRVKYRNDVPEPAPAAADGPWNRDYAIHVSGVRDGTVRLRKENGVHLFDHWGGGTYRLREYRPGLYLSSNGEMLDLTRVPPTYANVRLHGLSDPGA; this comes from the coding sequence GTGGATCTCTTGGCGATCGCGCAGCTGCCCGGCCTGCTGGAGGAGCACCGACTGCCAGGGATGGCGGTCGGTGTCTGTACGGCGGACTCGGTGCTGTGGTCGGGTGGATTCGGTGTCACGCGGGCCGGTGGTGCGGTTCCGGTGGGCACCGGGACCATGTTCAGCGTCCAGTCGTGTTCGAAGATGTACACGGCGACGGCGGTGCTGCACGCCGTACAGGAAGGGCTCGTCGAGCTGGATGTGCCGATCGTCCGCTATCTGCCGGAGTTCCGGGTGCGGAGTTCGTTCGAGGAGCATCCGGAGCGGCGGATCACGCTGCGGCAGCTGCTCAGTCATACCGCGGGATTCACGCACGAGGCGCCGGTCGGATCGAACTACCTGGTCGGGCGGGCGTCGTTCGAGGCGCATTGCCGGAGCATTTCCGGGACCTGGTTGCGGTTTCCGGTCGGGCACCATTTCGAGTATTCGAACCTCGGGATCGATCTGGCCGGGTACGTGTTGCAGCGGTGCAGTGGAATGCCGTTCCACGAGTTCGTACGGCGATCGTTGTTCGTACCGCTGGGGCTGGATCGGACGTCGTTCGATGCGCGGGTGATCGCGCGCGACGCCGACCGGGCGATCGGGCATTCGACGGGGTACTCGCGGTTGCCGGTCCGGGTGCCGGTGGTTGCCGCGGGCGGGCTGTACACGTCCGTCGCCGATGCGTGCCGGTTCGTGCAATTCCATCTTGCGAATGGTGAATCGCTTGCTGAGCTGTATCGCGGGCGGGGCTACGGGTTAGGTGTCGCGCTCACCAAGGCGAACGGTATTCCGGTGCGCGGGCACGGCGGCGGCGGTTTCGGGTTTCTGTCGGACATGTATTGGGCTCCGGAGGCGGGAATCGGCGTCGTCGTCCTCACCAATTCCACGGCTCATCCGCTGCAATGGAAGCTTGCCAGCGACATCTTCCGGGAGCTGGTCGGCGAGAGACCTCCCGCACCCGCTCCGACCCGATCGGTCGCTCCGGCGGACTCGCTGGCGGGTAGGTACGACCAGCTGCGAGTCGTCGTCGAAGACGGGCAGGGCTTCCTGGTGGAGGGCGAATCGCGGAAGCCTGTGCAGTTCGTCGGACCGCACGAGTTCCGGGTTGGCGAGGAGCTGTACCGGTTCCACGAGGGACCTCCGGCGTACCTCGAGTCGGTCGAGGACGGCAGGGTCAAGTACCGCAACGACGTACCCGAGCCGGCGCCGGCCGCGGCGGACGGGCCGTGGAACCGGGACTACGCGATCCACGTCTCCGGGGTCCGCGACGGGACGGTGCGGTTGCGGAAGGAGAACGGCGTACACCTGTTCGACCACTGGGGCGGCGGCACGTATCGGCTGCGCGAGTACCGGCCCGGGCTCTACCTCTCCTCCAACGGGGAGATGCTCGACCTGACCCGGGTGCCGCCGACGTACGCGAATGTCCGGCTGCACGGATTGTCGGATCCGGGTGCTTAG
- a CDS encoding serine hydrolase domain-containing protein produces MFSAKRLMRLRTVLEQRVESGAVPGVLAVLARRGEVHVEAVGSLAFDGGSTAMATDTIVRMASMSKPIVAACAMTLIEDCTLRLDDPVDDLVPELASMRVLADPAGPVEDTVAAARPITVRDVLAFTLGTGMVPAETPISDALDTVRGRDLDEWVARLGKVPLVHQPGERWMYETGSDVTGVLIQRATGKSFGTALRERILEPLGMKDTGFSVEARNFDRFATAYEQEDGPDGAVVEDVPETGRWSAPPVLEDGGGGLVSTAEDYLAFASAMLAGGRYQGTQVLSRAAVTLMTSDQLTPEQRAVSGFWPGYFATTSWGFGTGIVTDRTRLGPSAGSYGWTGFYGTAWYNDPAEELTGILIQQRAHAGDARLAFARDFWTTVYQSLT; encoded by the coding sequence ATGTTTTCGGCGAAGCGGTTGATGCGATTGCGGACGGTCCTCGAGCAACGGGTCGAGTCCGGCGCCGTGCCGGGCGTCCTGGCGGTGCTCGCGCGCCGTGGCGAGGTGCACGTCGAGGCCGTCGGCAGCCTCGCCTTCGACGGTGGCAGTACGGCGATGGCGACCGACACGATCGTCCGGATGGCGTCGATGTCGAAGCCGATCGTGGCGGCGTGCGCGATGACGCTGATCGAGGACTGCACACTGCGCCTCGACGATCCGGTCGACGACCTCGTCCCGGAGCTGGCGAGCATGAGGGTGCTGGCCGATCCCGCGGGACCGGTGGAGGACACCGTCGCGGCGGCCCGCCCGATCACGGTGCGGGACGTACTGGCGTTCACGCTCGGGACCGGCATGGTTCCGGCGGAGACGCCGATCTCGGACGCGCTGGACACGGTCCGCGGCAGGGACCTCGACGAATGGGTCGCGCGGCTCGGAAAGGTGCCGCTGGTCCATCAGCCCGGTGAGCGGTGGATGTACGAGACGGGCTCCGACGTGACCGGCGTACTGATCCAGCGGGCCACCGGGAAGTCCTTCGGTACGGCGCTGCGTGAGCGGATCCTCGAGCCGCTCGGGATGAAGGACACCGGGTTCAGCGTCGAGGCGCGGAACTTCGACCGGTTCGCGACGGCGTACGAGCAGGAGGACGGACCGGATGGGGCGGTCGTCGAGGACGTGCCGGAGACCGGGCGGTGGAGTGCGCCGCCGGTGCTCGAGGACGGTGGCGGCGGGCTGGTCTCGACCGCCGAGGACTACCTCGCGTTCGCGTCGGCGATGCTTGCGGGCGGCAGGTATCAGGGCACGCAGGTGCTGTCCCGGGCGGCGGTGACGCTGATGACGAGCGATCAGCTGACGCCGGAGCAGCGGGCGGTGTCCGGGTTCTGGCCGGGGTACTTCGCGACCACGAGCTGGGGATTCGGGACCGGGATCGTCACCGACCGGACGCGGCTCGGCCCGTCGGCCGGGAGCTACGGGTGGACGGGGTTCTACGGCACGGCCTGGTACAACGATCCGGCCGAGGAGCTGACCGGGATCCTGATCCAGCAGCGCGCTCACGCCGGCGACGCCCGGCTCGCGTTCGCGCGGGACTTCTGGACCACTGTGTACCAATCGCTCACCTAA
- a CDS encoding YciI family protein: protein MQYLISVIDHRTASATDDEMAAIGTFNEQLVADGHWVFAGGLSAPSDATVIDGRGDGPPIFTDGPFLESKEYLAGFWVFEAPDLDVALKLAGAASKACNRRLEVRPFL, encoded by the coding sequence ATGCAGTACCTGATTTCGGTGATCGATCATCGGACCGCGTCGGCGACCGACGACGAGATGGCGGCGATCGGCACGTTCAACGAGCAACTGGTCGCGGACGGGCACTGGGTGTTCGCCGGTGGGCTGAGCGCGCCGAGCGACGCCACGGTGATCGACGGGCGGGGTGACGGGCCGCCGATCTTCACCGACGGCCCGTTCCTGGAGTCGAAGGAGTACCTGGCCGGGTTCTGGGTCTTCGAGGCGCCGGATCTGGACGTCGCGCTGAAGCTGGCCGGTGCCGCGTCGAAGGCGTGCAACCGGCGGCTCGAGGTGCGGCCGTTCCTGTGA
- a CDS encoding RNA polymerase sigma factor → MSDVEEVVTRAHREEWARVVASLAKRFGDLDIAEESAAEAFATAVERWPLDGVPPNPGAWLTTTANRKAIDRIRRENKRDDKQKEAQMSYDGPPEPLGVIDDERLRLIFTCCHPALAMETRVALTLRMVGGLTVPEIARAFFVQETAMGQRITRAKAKIKAARIPYRVPAAEDLPSRVSGVLAVLFLVFNEGYLATGPDTDPVRGELTVEAIRLTRLIRALLPADGEVAGLLALMLLTEARRTARVSQTGELVALDEQDRGAWDTAMIAEGHHLVRERLATRIAPGRYQILAAINAVHTSARDLRDTDWSQVVALYYQLARVDPSPIVALNRAIAVAELDGPEVALAIVDGLTDTLSGYHPYHATRADLLRRLGRSRESRAAYDAAIELSGNTAEIAYLTRRRDQLG, encoded by the coding sequence GTGAGCGACGTCGAGGAGGTGGTCACCCGGGCGCATCGCGAGGAGTGGGCGCGGGTGGTCGCCTCGCTCGCGAAGCGGTTCGGGGATCTGGACATCGCGGAGGAGTCGGCCGCCGAGGCGTTCGCGACCGCGGTCGAGCGCTGGCCGCTGGACGGCGTACCGCCGAACCCCGGCGCCTGGCTGACCACCACCGCGAACCGCAAGGCGATCGACCGGATCCGCCGCGAGAACAAGCGGGACGACAAACAGAAGGAGGCTCAGATGTCGTACGACGGTCCGCCGGAGCCTCTCGGGGTGATCGACGACGAGCGGCTACGGCTGATCTTCACATGCTGCCATCCGGCGCTGGCGATGGAGACCCGGGTCGCCTTGACGCTGCGGATGGTCGGCGGGCTGACCGTGCCGGAGATCGCCCGCGCGTTCTTCGTCCAGGAGACCGCGATGGGCCAGCGGATCACCCGCGCGAAGGCGAAGATCAAAGCGGCCCGGATCCCCTATCGGGTGCCGGCCGCGGAGGACCTCCCGAGCCGGGTGTCCGGCGTACTCGCGGTGCTGTTCCTGGTCTTCAACGAGGGCTATCTGGCGACCGGGCCGGATACCGATCCGGTGCGCGGCGAGCTGACCGTCGAGGCGATCCGCCTGACCCGGCTGATCCGCGCGCTGCTCCCGGCCGACGGTGAGGTCGCCGGGCTGCTCGCGTTGATGCTGCTCACCGAGGCGCGCCGTACCGCGCGCGTCTCGCAGACCGGTGAGCTGGTCGCGCTCGACGAGCAGGACCGCGGCGCCTGGGACACGGCGATGATTGCCGAAGGCCACCACTTGGTGCGGGAGCGGCTCGCGACCCGGATCGCGCCCGGCCGGTACCAGATCCTGGCGGCGATCAACGCAGTACACACGTCCGCTCGCGACCTGCGGGACACCGACTGGTCGCAGGTTGTCGCACTCTACTACCAGCTCGCGCGCGTCGACCCGTCGCCGATCGTCGCGCTGAACCGGGCGATCGCGGTCGCCGAGCTAGACGGCCCCGAGGTCGCGCTGGCGATCGTCGACGGGCTCACCGACACGCTGTCCGGCTATCACCCGTACCACGCGACCCGCGCAGACCTGCTCCGCCGGCTGGGCCGGAGCCGGGAGTCGCGGGCGGCGTACGACGCGGCCATCGAGCTGTCCGGGAACACCGCCGAGATCGCCTACCTGACCCGGCGGCGCGATCAGCTCGGCTGA
- a CDS encoding DUF3626 domain-containing protein produces the protein MLSVQFQPNWPHGSGMVIESMVGDGVYRSQFATGISNGGRTAFPGGDRWRWESRLFGGRYDGQPGTARPVYGVWNRREDVYGGAIRFGSSYLRLKSEVAERATFCFPDSALEPEDYGDRHSLPQLCELADATGSDDLDDYVEAHIHGPVEFATDVDALVLDPSFIGTPVESAARELGCPIEYHPGFRGTPATFDPAYRGPDIVALAQELGLELTPYLLGDAARKHPPQTIKYVWHCLARFGRR, from the coding sequence ATGCTCAGTGTGCAGTTTCAGCCGAATTGGCCGCATGGTTCGGGGATGGTGATCGAGTCGATGGTGGGGGACGGGGTTTACAGGTCGCAGTTCGCTACGGGGATTTCTAATGGTGGGCGGACCGCGTTTCCGGGTGGGGACCGGTGGCGGTGGGAGAGTCGGTTGTTCGGCGGGCGGTACGACGGTCAGCCGGGGACTGCTCGGCCGGTGTACGGCGTGTGGAATCGGCGGGAGGACGTGTACGGCGGGGCGATCCGGTTCGGGTCGTCGTACTTGCGGCTGAAATCGGAAGTGGCCGAACGGGCGACCTTCTGCTTTCCGGATTCCGCCCTCGAGCCCGAGGACTACGGCGACCGGCATTCGCTGCCGCAGCTCTGTGAATTGGCGGATGCCACCGGCTCCGACGACCTGGACGATTACGTCGAGGCGCACATCCACGGCCCCGTCGAATTCGCCACCGACGTCGACGCGCTGGTCCTCGACCCGTCCTTCATCGGCACCCCGGTCGAATCGGCCGCCCGCGAACTCGGCTGCCCGATCGAATACCACCCCGGCTTCCGCGGTACGCCGGCCACTTTCGACCCGGCGTACCGCGGTCCCGACATCGTCGCGCTTGCGCAGGAACTCGGCCTGGAGCTGACGCCGTACCTCCTCGGCGACGCAGCCCGCAAACATCCGCCCCAGACGATCAAGTACGTCTGGCATTGTCTGGCGCGTTTCGGTCGGAGGTAG